A single uncultured Acetobacterium sp. DNA region contains:
- a CDS encoding response regulator transcription factor, translating to MKLLIIEDEREMLAALKKGFLKKGYAVDVADDGDEGSYLAEMNEYDAIILDLNLPGKDGLEILEEIRKRSNEQNVIILSARSTVPDKILGLDLGANDYLAKPFDFLELEARVRSLSRRDFIQHDTIIEINNLVLNTAKKSVQFNQNSIDFSPKEYSIFEYLAINKEKVISVEELIEHVWDSEVDLFTVSIKVHISNIRKKLFAVGKANMIKTVRGSGYTLESEAIQNKT from the coding sequence TTGAAGTTACTGATTATTGAAGATGAACGAGAGATGCTAGCGGCATTAAAAAAGGGATTTCTGAAAAAAGGATACGCGGTAGATGTTGCTGATGATGGCGATGAAGGATCTTATCTTGCTGAAATGAATGAATATGATGCTATTATTCTCGATTTAAATCTGCCTGGTAAAGACGGTCTGGAAATCCTTGAGGAAATCCGAAAGAGGAGTAATGAACAGAACGTTATTATATTATCGGCAAGGTCAACGGTGCCAGATAAAATTTTAGGACTTGATTTGGGCGCGAATGATTATTTGGCGAAACCCTTTGATTTTTTAGAGCTCGAAGCACGGGTCAGATCACTTTCAAGACGGGATTTCATACAGCATGATACCATCATTGAGATAAATAATCTCGTTCTTAATACCGCCAAAAAATCGGTTCAATTTAATCAGAATAGCATTGATTTTTCACCAAAAGAATATTCGATTTTCGAATATTTGGCCATAAACAAGGAAAAAGTGATCAGTGTCGAAGAACTGATCGAGCATGTGTGGGATAGTGAAGTGGATTTATTTACGGTATCCATTAAAGTGCATATCAGTAACATTAGAAAAAAACTATTTGCAGTTGGAAAAGCGAATATGATTAAAACAGTTCGTGGCAGTGGTTATACATTAGAATCAGAGGCGATACAAAATAAAACGTAA
- a CDS encoding efflux RND transporter periplasmic adaptor subunit: protein MTKGKSKKKIVLFLLAIVLAIGGSGSYLYLQNKQAETETVARERQYTAQMGEITVGIDAEGKISLLQKSLPLSKGVVIKDFTVSVGDVVKKGDKVANIDQEVIQSILNELQDKKNSAVANLENVEDDNNSDTSRDTVTLAQNKLDAVKKEVADVKNLLEAPTLYANTDGIVLDIIAQKGVAIAMDPVKIIGDAGNPEIIVPIEGTNINDVEVMQKVKFTTGAYPSQTFTGVVKHKKLVPNSEGKYDVTLTVDQTDAKFQQGMSVAVTLIVQQKKDILTLSNKAITLTDGKQFVKMRDENGALKDVEITTGFSDGRVSEVVSGLKDGDLIIVEDAV from the coding sequence ATGACGAAGGGAAAATCCAAAAAGAAAATAGTCCTGTTCCTGCTTGCAATTGTGCTTGCAATTGGAGGAAGCGGTAGCTATTTATATCTCCAGAACAAGCAGGCAGAAACCGAGACAGTTGCTAGAGAACGCCAGTACACAGCACAAATGGGTGAAATTACAGTTGGAATTGATGCGGAAGGAAAAATATCTTTATTGCAGAAATCATTACCTTTGTCCAAAGGAGTAGTTATTAAAGATTTTACAGTTAGTGTGGGCGATGTAGTTAAAAAAGGTGATAAAGTAGCAAATATTGATCAAGAGGTGATTCAAAGTATTTTAAATGAGCTTCAAGATAAAAAAAATTCTGCTGTAGCCAACTTGGAAAACGTAGAAGATGATAATAACAGCGATACATCCCGGGATACGGTAACATTGGCGCAAAATAAATTGGATGCTGTCAAGAAAGAAGTTGCTGATGTTAAAAATCTTCTTGAAGCGCCAACACTATATGCGAATACGGATGGTATTGTTCTTGATATAATCGCTCAAAAAGGTGTCGCAATCGCAATGGATCCGGTCAAGATAATCGGAGATGCGGGAAATCCGGAAATCATTGTACCGATTGAAGGCACTAATATTAATGATGTTGAGGTTATGCAAAAAGTTAAGTTCACAACCGGAGCCTATCCGTCGCAAACATTTACCGGCGTTGTCAAGCATAAGAAATTAGTGCCCAATTCGGAAGGAAAATATGATGTTACGCTTACGGTAGACCAAACAGATGCAAAATTTCAACAAGGAATGAGTGTGGCAGTCACTTTGATTGTTCAACAAAAGAAAGATATTTTAACCCTTTCAAACAAAGCAATCACATTAACCGACGGGAAACAATTTGTGAAAATGCGCGATGAAAATGGGGCATTAAAAGATGTTGAAATCACAACCGGTTTCTCTGATGGCCGTGTCAGTGAAGTGGTAAGTGGTCTCAAAGACGGTGACCTGATCATCGTCGAGGATGCGGTATGA
- a CDS encoding ABC transporter permease: MRRNKSKVLLTALGIIIGTITIVLVIDIGQGAEKKAAEQYSYLSADTIYVNPNYEIIKTDSDYSKIEKLTPEIIEKTMKESTTLSGLYLRGDTSKSCIINGQKKTLSITGVTEDYATVSNIYTNTGANLTYEDMEREARVCVIGYDLAKQYYKSPSDAIENVITIENHQYKIIGVLKKTGDGLQGLNADTTVFLPYSTLVKDKQFDKYTIPLAVGKAKTLNLVKRSIAEIENSLRYYLENKEAYAVSDAGSRIEAATESARTMKWLLLSVAIIVFIVSGIGIMNVLFVTVKKRTREIGVLKALGSTNGDILKQFLIESSGIGAFGGMVGIAISFVAVYFLSFTDIPVASSMSGKAVAFAFAVTTSTLSGLYPAYIASQLKPVDALNQE, from the coding sequence ATGAGGCGGAATAAATCTAAGGTTTTATTAACCGCTCTTGGTATTATTATTGGAACAATCACCATTGTGCTTGTCATTGACATCGGTCAGGGAGCTGAAAAAAAAGCTGCTGAACAATATTCTTATTTATCGGCTGATACAATTTATGTGAATCCGAATTATGAAATAATTAAAACGGATTCCGATTATTCGAAAATTGAAAAATTGACACCTGAAATCATTGAGAAAACGATGAAGGAAAGCACGACTTTGTCTGGTCTCTACCTAAGAGGTGATACAAGTAAAAGCTGTATCATAAACGGACAAAAAAAGACTTTGTCGATTACCGGGGTTACCGAAGACTACGCTACGGTGTCAAACATCTACACAAATACAGGCGCTAATCTGACCTATGAGGATATGGAGCGGGAGGCGAGGGTTTGTGTAATCGGCTATGACCTTGCCAAGCAATATTATAAGTCACCGTCAGATGCCATTGAAAATGTGATTACAATTGAAAATCATCAGTACAAAATTATCGGTGTGTTAAAAAAAACAGGAGACGGTTTGCAGGGACTTAATGCCGACACAACAGTTTTTTTGCCTTATAGCACATTAGTTAAGGATAAACAGTTTGATAAATATACCATTCCTCTAGCTGTTGGTAAAGCAAAAACGCTAAATCTTGTAAAACGATCCATCGCCGAAATTGAAAACTCTCTGCGTTACTATTTGGAAAACAAGGAAGCTTACGCGGTTAGCGATGCGGGTAGTCGAATTGAAGCAGCAACGGAATCTGCCAGAACCATGAAGTGGCTATTGTTGTCCGTTGCGATCATTGTATTCATCGTTAGCGGAATCGGTATTATGAATGTACTGTTTGTTACAGTTAAAAAACGAACCCGTGAAATTGGTGTTTTGAAAGCATTAGGAAGCACGAATGGCGATATTCTCAAGCAGTTTTTAATAGAATCATCAGGGATCGGTGCATTCGGCGGTATGGTCGGCATCGCAATTAGTTTTGTTGCTGTATACTTTCTATCATTTACGGATATTCCGGTTGCTTCCAGTATGTCAGGCAAGGCAGTTGCTTTTGCTTTTGCGGTAACAACAAGTACATTGTCGGGATTATATCCGGCCTATATAGCATCTCAATTAAAGCCAGTCGATGCTCTGAATCAGGAATAA
- a CDS encoding ABC transporter ATP-binding protein, protein MVELSHIDKSYNMGENIILALNDVNLSVEKGEFISVMGASGSGKSTLMNIIGCMDLMDRGTYFIDDVAVHNCTGSQTALLRNEKIGFVFQKYHLIQQYSILQNVLMPLLIRGMTRKEAIELAEEGLEMVGLIDRMTHRPNELSGGQQQRAAIARAIVTKPALILADEPTGALDSKTGKEILLLFQMLNENGHTIIQITHDDNVAHFANRMVHLKDGVLKN, encoded by the coding sequence ATGGTTGAATTGAGTCACATTGATAAATCCTATAATATGGGAGAAAATATAATTCTTGCACTCAATGACGTAAATTTGAGTGTTGAAAAAGGTGAGTTTATAAGTGTAATGGGAGCTTCAGGATCAGGAAAATCTACATTGATGAATATTATTGGATGTATGGATTTAATGGATCGGGGAACTTATTTTATCGATGATGTTGCAGTGCATAATTGCACAGGTTCACAAACTGCATTACTTAGAAATGAGAAAATCGGATTTGTTTTTCAAAAATATCATCTAATACAACAATATAGCATTTTACAAAATGTGTTAATGCCGCTTTTGATACGTGGAATGACACGAAAGGAAGCAATCGAACTGGCAGAAGAAGGACTTGAAATGGTGGGGCTAATTGATAGAATGACGCATAGACCGAATGAACTATCAGGTGGACAACAGCAACGTGCTGCGATTGCAAGAGCGATTGTTACAAAACCGGCATTAATTTTAGCCGATGAACCGACCGGTGCACTTGATTCAAAAACTGGAAAAGAGATATTGTTACTTTTCCAGATGTTAAATGAAAATGGGCATACCATTATACAAATCACACATGATGACAATGTTGCCCATTTTGCGAACAGGATGGTTCATTTAAAAGATGGTGTTTTAAAAAATTAA
- a CDS encoding HAMP domain-containing sensor histidine kinase, with the protein MKKKVSLRMRLTLITSAILMLFCIMFTLFTLYNANSNFLITDVGDDSYEIGSTGVEVPNSDENIEYAEVFLVGYSAFSTSSYIFMIISIIIGSLLMYAISGVALKQVTLLSQKIANIDKNELSFRITDFSAGDELNQLADSFNMMLTRLDIAFARESRFSADAAHELKTPLTVIKTNLDVLYLDEMPTQEDCLESLEVVKKQTHRMIALVDDLFAMSTASGCKIDNCIDVAAMVEGIVVEYEPRIKAMNICLNIDLKACRIKANFVMLKHAISNILDNAIKYNELGGAIEIKVCPEDHNCVIYISDTGIGISEEHAKFIFEPFYRVDKSRSRTIGGAGLGLAIAYDIILRHQGTIEYSAAEQKGSIFRISLPIEQVE; encoded by the coding sequence ATGAAAAAAAAGGTATCCTTGCGGATGAGGTTGACTCTTATTACTTCTGCTATTTTAATGCTTTTTTGTATTATGTTTACACTGTTTACATTGTATAATGCCAACTCGAATTTTCTAATTACCGATGTTGGCGACGATAGTTATGAAATAGGGTCGACAGGTGTCGAAGTACCGAATTCAGATGAAAATATAGAATATGCTGAAGTGTTTTTAGTAGGATATAGTGCATTTTCAACATCTAGTTATATTTTTATGATTATCTCAATCATAATAGGGTCATTACTCATGTATGCTATTTCAGGAGTCGCTTTAAAACAGGTTACTCTCTTGAGTCAGAAAATTGCCAATATTGATAAAAATGAACTCTCATTCCGGATAACAGATTTTTCAGCGGGTGATGAATTAAATCAACTGGCTGATTCCTTCAACATGATGCTAACACGATTGGATATTGCATTTGCCAGAGAATCCCGATTTTCAGCGGATGCAGCCCATGAACTAAAAACACCCTTAACGGTTATAAAAACCAACCTTGATGTCTTGTATCTGGATGAGATGCCAACCCAGGAGGATTGTTTAGAAAGTCTGGAAGTAGTAAAAAAACAGACACATCGGATGATCGCTCTTGTTGATGATTTATTTGCCATGTCGACTGCGAGTGGTTGTAAGATAGACAATTGCATAGATGTAGCTGCTATGGTTGAGGGAATTGTGGTGGAATATGAGCCCCGAATTAAAGCGATGAATATCTGTCTTAACATAGATCTAAAAGCGTGCCGTATAAAAGCAAACTTCGTGATGTTAAAACATGCAATTTCAAACATTCTTGATAATGCCATAAAGTATAATGAGTTAGGTGGGGCGATAGAAATTAAGGTTTGTCCAGAAGACCATAACTGTGTCATCTATATATCTGATACGGGAATTGGTATCAGTGAGGAACATGCGAAATTCATTTTCGAACCATTCTACCGAGTAGACAAATCACGTTCGCGAACTATTGGTGGCGCCGGTCTGGGGCTGGCGATAGCATATGATATCATTTTAAGGCATCAGGGTACAATCGAATATTCGGCCGCTGAGCAAAAAGGAAGTATATTTAGAATTAGTCTTCCCATTGAACAAGTAGAGTGA
- a CDS encoding type IV toxin-antitoxin system AbiEi family antitoxin domain-containing protein — translation MTDKEMIPDALKKNNGVIETKQFAERGIDNKVFRRLEQEGKIERISKGIYIDVEQMVDDYLIMQYRCKKGIFSHETALFLHDLCDRSPLKLMMTIPTGYNTRLLKLNDYYQFFYMKKEFHEIGKMNVQSPYGHTIVVYDKERTICDCLKKRDKLDTDIALAAVRQYMRDPERDFIKLQLYADVFKISALVHQYMEVLA, via the coding sequence ATGACCGATAAAGAAATGATTCCGGACGCGCTAAAAAAGAATAACGGTGTGATTGAGACGAAACAATTTGCTGAGCGGGGGATTGATAATAAGGTCTTCCGCCGATTAGAGCAAGAAGGAAAAATCGAGCGAATCAGCAAAGGAATTTATATTGATGTAGAACAAATGGTGGACGATTATTTAATCATGCAGTATCGCTGTAAAAAAGGGATCTTTTCTCATGAAACGGCTTTATTTCTCCATGATTTATGTGATCGATCGCCGTTGAAACTGATGATGACCATTCCCACCGGTTATAATACCCGGTTGTTAAAATTGAACGATTACTATCAATTTTTTTATATGAAAAAAGAATTTCATGAAATTGGTAAAATGAATGTGCAGTCGCCATACGGTCATACGATAGTGGTTTATGATAAAGAGCGAACCATCTGTGATTGCCTGAAAAAAAGGGATAAGCTGGACACTGATATTGCTTTAGCGGCGGTTCGGCAGTACATGCGTGATCCAGAGAGAGATTTTATTAAACTTCAGTTGTATGCAGATGTTTTTAAGATTTCAGCCCTAGTACATCAATACATGGAGGTGTTAGCATGA
- a CDS encoding nucleotidyl transferase AbiEii/AbiGii toxin family protein: MERIAVSDYRDNFILKGGFLIAAMIGIDMRSTMDMDTTIKGISSDQSEIQKILSKIISIDLEDHVDFNVKGIKSIHVLSEYNDFRVSLEANFFTIKVNLKIDITTGDAIVPGEVDYAYKLMFEEREINIKAYNLNTILAEKIESILVRNISNTRARDYYDLYILIKLNHSILDRDELKAAIRKKAEERDSTKYVDDYVVYLDSISESLELRKSWNDYSKKYPYAENIEFNQIIETIWDLLATFTN; encoded by the coding sequence TTGGAAAGAATCGCGGTATCGGACTATCGGGATAACTTTATTTTAAAAGGCGGTTTTTTAATTGCTGCGATGATTGGAATTGACATGAGAAGTACGATGGACATGGATACCACAATCAAAGGTATTTCCAGCGATCAATCGGAAATTCAAAAGATACTATCAAAAATCATATCGATCGATCTTGAGGATCATGTTGATTTTAACGTTAAAGGAATTAAAAGTATTCACGTTCTTTCGGAATATAATGATTTTCGAGTGAGTCTTGAAGCAAACTTCTTTACAATAAAAGTTAATTTAAAAATTGATATCACCACAGGAGACGCAATCGTTCCTGGTGAAGTGGATTATGCTTACAAATTAATGTTTGAAGAACGTGAGATCAACATTAAAGCCTACAATCTAAACACCATACTGGCGGAAAAGATTGAATCGATATTGGTAAGAAATATCTCCAATACCAGAGCTAGAGACTATTATGATCTTTATATTCTCATTAAGCTCAACCACTCAATTCTGGATCGTGATGAACTGAAAGCTGCAATCAGGAAAAAAGCTGAAGAACGAGACAGTACCAAGTATGTAGATGATTATGTTGTTTATCTGGATAGTATTTCTGAAAGTCTGGAACTCCGAAAAAGCTGGAACGACTATAGCAAGAAATATCCATATGCAGAAAATATTGAATTCAATCAGATCATTGAAACGATTTGGGATTTATTAGCAACATTCACTAACTGA
- a CDS encoding ATP-binding protein gives MNLLHNAIKFTLEDGMIRVILTSDQTKVCCQIIDTGIGITLEDQIHIFERFYKANKSRDRALGGNGLRLSLAKKIVELHEGQIIPQSELNKGTSFTITLPKLHPVKKY, from the coding sequence GTGAATCTTCTCCATAATGCTATCAAATTCACACTAGAAGATGGAATGATTCGAGTTATTTTAACGTCCGATCAAACAAAGGTGTGCTGTCAAATTATTGATACCGGTATCGGTATCACGCTGGAAGACCAGATTCATATATTTGAGCGCTTTTATAAAGCGAATAAATCCCGCGACAGGGCTCTCGGCGGTAACGGGCTCAGGCTCTCCCTTGCCAAGAAAATTGTGGAATTGCATGAAGGTCAGATTATTCCGCAAAGCGAGCTCAATAAAGGCACATCATTTACGATTACCTTGCCGAAGTTACATCCCGTCAAGAAGTACTGA
- a CDS encoding histidine kinase dimerization/phospho-acceptor domain-containing protein, with product MEQLRQDFISNVSHEIQSPLTSISGFAALLKNDALMAAQKNRYLGIIEAESKRLSALSDNLLKLSALETGGEPLSSLNLGSTCSWRKLL from the coding sequence ATGGAACAGCTACGACAGGATTTTATTTCCAACGTATCCCATGAGATACAGTCACCACTGACTTCCATCAGTGGATTTGCTGCATTATTAAAAAACGACGCTCTTATGGCTGCGCAAAAAAATCGCTATTTAGGCATCATTGAAGCCGAAAGCAAACGGTTGTCCGCTTTAAGTGATAATCTTCTGAAACTATCAGCGCTGGAAACTGGAGGTGAACCTTTGTCCTCATTGAATTTAGGCTCGACATGCAGCTGGAGGAAGTTGCTCTGA
- a CDS encoding iron ABC transporter permease yields the protein MDINTRENHQKSEKKRGRRNQIIISGMFILLIVLILVSFTLGRYNVEIKDLFFYMGKNMGMNLEIDQINEHIIASVRFPRIIAAVLTGLALSISGASYQGIFKNPMVSPDILGASAGAGFGASLGIIMSLPTILIQLMAFGFGIISVALSCLIAGIVGRRENVTLILVLAGMVVSSLFSAFISIIKYMADPYGKLPEITFWLMGSISDVKNSDLIFMIVPVVICLTIIFLVRWKINVLSFGDEEASALGVNAGRLRLVIIICATMMTATVVSVAGQIGWIGLVIPHLARMIVGPDYRYLIPATAILGGIFLLLVDNIARTVLQVEIPLGILTSIIGAPFFVYLILRGKKGWI from the coding sequence ATGGATATCAACACGAGAGAAAATCACCAAAAAAGCGAAAAAAAACGAGGACGGAGAAATCAGATAATAATATCAGGTATGTTTATCCTGTTAATCGTCCTGATATTGGTCTCTTTTACTTTGGGAAGATATAATGTTGAAATAAAGGACTTATTCTTTTATATGGGGAAAAATATGGGGATGAATCTGGAGATTGACCAGATTAATGAACATATTATTGCAAGTGTAAGATTTCCCAGAATAATTGCAGCCGTTTTGACTGGCTTGGCACTTTCCATTTCAGGGGCATCTTATCAGGGGATCTTTAAAAACCCAATGGTTTCACCGGATATTTTAGGCGCTTCAGCAGGCGCTGGCTTTGGAGCATCGTTGGGAATTATAATGTCTTTACCAACAATACTTATTCAGTTAATGGCATTTGGCTTTGGCATTATCTCGGTGGCGTTAAGCTGTTTGATTGCCGGAATTGTCGGGCGGCGTGAAAATGTAACACTTATTCTGGTGCTGGCGGGTATGGTGGTATCGTCATTATTCAGTGCGTTTATCTCCATTATTAAATACATGGCAGACCCATATGGTAAATTGCCGGAGATCACATTTTGGTTGATGGGAAGTATCTCAGACGTCAAAAACAGTGATTTAATTTTTATGATTGTACCGGTTGTCATTTGCCTGACGATTATATTTCTGGTCAGATGGAAAATCAATGTGCTAAGTTTTGGTGATGAAGAGGCCAGTGCTTTAGGGGTTAATGCTGGGCGTCTAAGGCTGGTTATTATTATTTGTGCAACCATGATGACGGCAACAGTGGTAAGTGTTGCCGGTCAAATTGGTTGGATTGGACTCGTGATACCACATCTGGCAAGGATGATCGTTGGACCCGATTACCGGTACTTAATTCCGGCAACAGCAATTCTGGGCGGTATCTTCCTTTTACTGGTGGACAATATCGCTAGAACGGTTCTGCAGGTTGAAATTCCGCTAGGAATACTCACTTCTATAATTGGTGCACCGTTTTTTGTGTATCTGATTTTAAGAGGAAAGAAAGGATGGATTTAA
- a CDS encoding ABC transporter ATP-binding protein, protein MLELNNISCGYNKMPIYEEINFTVHPGSIVCIMGRNGIGKTTLLKTILGSLNILNGSITLNGKDILSYSNKERAQQIGYVPQSHVPPFPYSVRDVVVMGRTPHLSIFSVPGDSDYSQADEILKKIGIEYLKEKIYTEISGGERQLVIIARALIQNPKILIMDEPTASLDYGNQIKIINTIKALAKEKISIIMTTHHPEQAFECADLVVAMTENRVISTGLPAEVLTEKLIEEIYGVKVTIQKINVEGKEKIICLSK, encoded by the coding sequence GTGCTGGAACTCAATAATATTTCCTGTGGATATAACAAAATGCCGATCTATGAAGAGATTAATTTCACAGTTCATCCCGGGAGTATTGTATGTATTATGGGAAGAAATGGTATCGGGAAAACGACTTTGTTAAAAACAATTTTAGGAAGTCTTAATATCCTGAATGGTTCAATTACTCTTAATGGCAAAGATATTCTCAGTTACAGCAATAAAGAAAGAGCACAGCAAATCGGCTATGTCCCACAGTCGCATGTTCCGCCCTTTCCATATTCAGTCAGAGATGTTGTTGTTATGGGAAGAACACCACATTTATCGATCTTTTCGGTACCGGGAGATTCTGATTACTCCCAGGCCGATGAAATACTAAAAAAAATTGGCATTGAATATTTAAAGGAAAAAATATACACCGAAATCAGTGGCGGTGAACGGCAGCTTGTCATCATTGCCAGAGCATTGATTCAAAATCCTAAGATTTTAATTATGGATGAGCCAACTGCAAGTTTGGACTATGGGAATCAAATTAAAATTATTAACACCATTAAAGCGTTAGCAAAAGAAAAAATATCAATAATAATGACAACACATCATCCTGAACAGGCATTTGAGTGTGCTGACTTAGTTGTTGCAATGACAGAAAATAGAGTAATTTCAACCGGACTACCGGCAGAAGTATTAACAGAGAAATTAATCGAAGAAATTTATGGCGTAAAAGTTACAATTCAAAAGATAAATGTGGAGGGAAAGGAAAAAATAATATGCTTGTCAAAATGA
- a CDS encoding ABC transporter substrate-binding protein has protein sequence MKSAVIAIVIIFFVMMSGGCSDSAASKNGEYKTIIDMAGRTVEVPLKIDQVYSTGQPGVVALYTLCPDKLLGWCIEPSDAEAEFINAKYLNLPVLGLSQGTNSNANTEEIVARNPDIIILMTDINTEDTKTSADEMQETFQIPVVVVDDELTNMDGSYRFLGKLLGVEERAEELATYCGKVINNVKEISKTIPDKDKVKVYYAQGSTGLQTAPKGSAHSQVIELVGGINVCSLDAIDSGRLTIDMEQLFKWNPDIIIASYSDGHGGTTMGNTDVFDIITNANPEWPLLEAVKKGEIFETPCLPYNWLDMPPSANRIVGATWLAELLYPDYYHYDIVQTTKDFYKLFYRIELSDELINKLLYNAVKK, from the coding sequence ATGAAGAGCGCGGTAATTGCAATCGTAATAATATTTTTCGTCATGATGTCAGGCGGCTGCTCAGATTCTGCAGCTTCAAAAAATGGTGAATATAAAACCATTATCGATATGGCGGGCAGAACGGTGGAAGTGCCATTAAAAATTGATCAGGTTTATTCAACCGGGCAGCCAGGTGTCGTCGCGCTCTATACATTATGTCCGGATAAGCTTCTCGGATGGTGTATTGAACCTTCTGATGCGGAAGCAGAATTTATTAATGCAAAATATCTGAACCTACCCGTACTGGGACTTAGTCAAGGGACAAATTCCAATGCAAACACCGAAGAGATTGTTGCCAGAAATCCGGATATTATTATTTTGATGACGGATATTAATACCGAAGATACGAAAACCTCAGCAGACGAAATGCAGGAAACTTTTCAGATTCCGGTTGTCGTAGTTGATGACGAATTGACGAACATGGATGGGAGTTACCGATTCCTGGGTAAATTATTAGGGGTCGAAGAACGGGCCGAAGAACTGGCAACATATTGTGGAAAGGTAATTAATAATGTTAAAGAAATTTCAAAAACAATTCCGGACAAAGATAAAGTGAAGGTCTATTATGCTCAGGGATCTACCGGGCTTCAGACAGCGCCAAAGGGGTCAGCGCACTCACAGGTAATTGAACTGGTTGGTGGAATAAATGTATGCAGTCTGGATGCGATTGATAGTGGTCGTCTGACAATTGACATGGAACAATTATTTAAATGGAACCCAGATATAATAATCGCCTCATACAGTGATGGCCACGGCGGAACCACGATGGGCAATACCGATGTTTTTGATATCATTACCAATGCAAATCCGGAATGGCCACTTTTAGAAGCGGTTAAAAAGGGCGAAATATTTGAAACACCCTGCCTGCCATATAATTGGCTGGATATGCCGCCCTCGGCTAATCGAATTGTTGGGGCAACCTGGCTGGCAGAACTTTTATATCCGGACTACTATCATTATGATATTGTGCAGACTACAAAAGATTTCTACAAGCTGTTTTACAGGATCGAATTATCAGATGAACTGATTAATAAATTGCTTTACAATGCAGTGAAAAAATAA